A region from the Phycisphaeraceae bacterium genome encodes:
- a CDS encoding transcriptional repressor, with the protein MSQAAAMSNNEPMIQPLCSIFRRFLKREGLKFTPERAIILDAVLSKEGVFEAEQLLDEIRMSRHRVSKATIYRTLKHLIEAKIITEVLLDSKQSHYQLSFGREAKGHLVCLETNRIVEFTTPELKALSERISREHGFDPVSYRFVIYGVSPEANQKDMAEHAEADE; encoded by the coding sequence ATGAGTCAGGCCGCTGCTATGTCCAACAACGAGCCGATGATCCAGCCGCTGTGCTCGATCTTTCGGCGATTTCTCAAGCGCGAGGGGCTTAAGTTCACTCCCGAACGGGCCATCATCCTCGACGCGGTGCTGTCGAAGGAAGGTGTTTTCGAGGCTGAACAGTTGCTCGATGAAATACGCATGTCGCGCCATCGCGTGAGCAAAGCCACGATTTACCGCACGCTCAAACATCTCATCGAAGCAAAGATCATCACTGAGGTGTTGCTCGACTCAAAGCAGTCCCACTACCAGCTCAGCTTTGGCCGCGAAGCCAAGGGACATCTGGTTTGTCTGGAGACCAACCGGATCGTCGAGTTTACGACGCCGGAGTTGAAAGCCTTGAGCGAACGCATCAGCCGCGAGCACGGCTTCGACCCGGTGAGCTACCGCTTCGTCATTTACGGCGTCTCACCCGAAGCCAATCAGAAGGACATGGCTGAACACGCGGAAGCGGATGAGTGA
- a CDS encoding homoserine dehydrogenase gives MRTGILLRLFNHPSGAIGLGQQTIGIGMIGCGTVGTGVAKLLREEAELYRSRTGVRIELRRVLVRDPAKACRAAALPSSLVTADAEDFFATADMPIIVEVAGGAGAISRHVRRALTAGKHVVTANKSLLAAEGSELFTLARKHQASIAFEASCGGGIPIITALQFGLMANRIDAIYGILNGTCNYILTEMVQKGKAYATALAEAQEKGFAEADPTLDVSGRDAAQKLAVLASLAFGVKVSGEEVWSEGIDQLQIADIRFGLELNYTMKLLAIGQRESGTGAGRVSLRVHPCFVHADLPLAQVNGSFNALSVYGHANGHTMYYGRGAGQLPTASAVVSDVLNVASGWYPRAFAAMNLWCDGHQPPARVNPDDLESRFYLRFNALDVPGVVGKLSTALGDAGISISAIRQHEVAAGQFVPLVITTHRAKQGAVMNALTKIQKLDVIEGKPVFIRIVDLPEG, from the coding sequence TTGCGGACTGGTATCCTGCTCCGTCTTTTCAACCACCCATCGGGAGCGATCGGCTTGGGGCAACAGACCATCGGTATCGGCATGATCGGCTGCGGCACCGTCGGCACGGGGGTCGCCAAACTCCTGCGCGAGGAAGCGGAGCTTTACCGTAGCCGCACGGGCGTCAGGATCGAGCTGCGCCGCGTGCTGGTGCGTGACCCCGCCAAGGCCTGCCGCGCGGCTGCGCTTCCGTCATCGCTGGTGACTGCCGATGCGGAAGACTTTTTTGCAACCGCCGACATGCCGATCATCGTGGAAGTCGCCGGCGGCGCGGGAGCGATCAGCCGACACGTCCGCCGCGCGTTGACGGCAGGTAAGCATGTGGTCACCGCCAATAAGAGTCTGCTCGCCGCGGAAGGCAGCGAGCTATTTACGCTGGCGCGAAAGCATCAGGCGTCGATAGCATTCGAGGCATCATGCGGCGGAGGTATCCCGATCATCACCGCGTTGCAGTTTGGCCTGATGGCCAATCGCATCGACGCGATCTACGGCATCCTCAACGGCACGTGCAATTACATCCTGACGGAGATGGTGCAGAAGGGGAAAGCCTACGCGACCGCGCTGGCGGAGGCACAGGAGAAGGGCTTTGCCGAGGCTGACCCGACGCTCGATGTCTCCGGGCGCGATGCGGCGCAGAAGTTGGCGGTCCTGGCGTCGCTGGCCTTTGGCGTGAAAGTGTCCGGCGAGGAGGTCTGGTCGGAAGGCATCGACCAACTCCAGATCGCTGACATCCGGTTCGGTCTTGAGCTGAATTACACCATGAAACTGCTGGCGATCGGTCAGCGCGAGAGCGGCACCGGAGCAGGTCGGGTGAGTCTGCGGGTGCATCCGTGTTTTGTTCATGCCGATCTGCCGCTGGCGCAGGTGAACGGGTCGTTCAATGCGCTGTCGGTTTACGGCCACGCGAACGGACACACGATGTATTACGGCCGCGGAGCGGGCCAGTTGCCCACCGCCAGTGCCGTCGTCAGCGATGTGCTCAATGTCGCCAGCGGGTGGTATCCGCGTGCATTCGCCGCCATGAATCTCTGGTGCGACGGCCACCAGCCGCCTGCGCGGGTCAATCCCGACGACTTGGAATCTCGTTTCTACCTGCGCTTCAATGCGCTGGATGTTCCCGGCGTCGTCGGAAAGCTCAGCACCGCGCTGGGCGATGCGGGCATCAGCATCTCGGCGATCCGTCAGCACGAGGTGGCAGCGGGGCAGTTCGTTCCTCTGGTCATCACCACGCACCGTGCAAAGCAGGGCGCGGTGATGAACGCGCTGACGAAGATCCAAAAGCTGGACGTCATCGAGGGCAAGCCGGTCTTCATTCGCATCGTCGATCTGCCCGAAGGCTGA
- a CDS encoding response regulator yields the protein MVIYCCTDLIFATKISSTAETLNVPARPARNAEAMRKRLERVDDGKLNDPVTGVMIDLEMGDDGLALLDQVKQHDPTIPVVTFGSHVATEALQAARQRGADFVLSRSMFSNSLPSLLEKMGSPAA from the coding sequence ATGGTGATTTATTGCTGCACGGACCTGATTTTCGCTACCAAGATTTCCTCGACCGCGGAGACGCTCAACGTGCCGGCCCGCCCCGCACGCAACGCCGAAGCCATGCGCAAGCGGCTCGAACGGGTGGACGACGGCAAGCTCAACGATCCCGTCACCGGCGTGATGATCGATCTGGAAATGGGTGACGACGGCCTGGCGCTGCTCGATCAGGTCAAACAGCACGATCCGACGATTCCAGTGGTGACGTTCGGCTCGCACGTGGCGACGGAAGCACTCCAGGCTGCACGTCAGCGCGGCGCAGATTTCGTCCTCTCCCGCAGCATGTTCAGCAACAGCCTGCCTTCACTACTGGAAAAGATGGGCAGCCCAGCCGCGTGA
- a CDS encoding Glu/Leu/Phe/Val dehydrogenase, with protein sequence MAPETLHGVLNELGFRYDPKALYQQTIGAVLHAAELLELPHHLQLIMAQPKNEIMVHFPVLMDSGEYKLFKGYRVQHNNILGPYKGGIRYHADVNLDDIKSLAVIMTMKCSLMRLPLGGAKGGVQVDPRAISQNEVMRLTRRFTSALGGNIGPEHDIPAPDVGTNAQTMAWIADTYMVTAAPDRKFKAQAVVTGKPLEFGGSHGRDKATAQGLIFVLEEILPEMGIELAKMTYSLIGYGNVGSWTGRLLAQRGAKFRAVMDHTGALRNDAGIDAAALTLYVEKNRGIAGFPGADAISTDEFYQTEVDVFIPAALEQMVDLGRAQMLRCKVLAEGANAPTTPPAERLLLQKGVAVLPAILCNAGGVTVSYFEWKQNRQAETWDADFVDAQLKKHMYAAAQRVKLAAHRFECDMRTAAYLAALENIGRVYRLRGIFP encoded by the coding sequence ATGGCCCCTGAAACACTCCACGGCGTCCTTAACGAGCTGGGGTTCCGCTATGACCCCAAGGCCCTTTATCAGCAGACCATCGGAGCCGTGCTCCACGCTGCTGAACTGCTGGAGTTGCCGCATCATCTGCAACTCATCATGGCGCAGCCCAAGAACGAGATCATGGTTCACTTCCCGGTGCTCATGGACTCCGGCGAGTACAAGCTCTTCAAGGGTTATCGCGTCCAGCACAACAACATTCTCGGCCCCTACAAAGGCGGCATCCGCTACCACGCTGATGTCAATCTCGACGACATCAAATCGCTGGCGGTCATCATGACGATGAAGTGCTCGCTGATGCGGCTGCCCCTGGGCGGCGCCAAAGGCGGCGTGCAGGTCGATCCACGGGCGATCTCTCAGAACGAAGTCATGCGGCTTACGCGGCGATTCACCAGCGCGCTGGGCGGAAACATCGGCCCGGAGCATGACATCCCCGCGCCGGACGTTGGCACCAACGCTCAGACAATGGCGTGGATCGCTGACACCTACATGGTCACCGCTGCACCTGATCGCAAGTTCAAAGCGCAGGCTGTGGTCACGGGCAAGCCGCTGGAGTTCGGCGGCTCACACGGTCGGGACAAGGCCACCGCTCAGGGCCTCATCTTCGTGCTGGAGGAAATCCTGCCGGAAATGGGTATCGAGCTGGCGAAGATGACCTACAGCCTCATCGGCTACGGGAATGTCGGATCGTGGACCGGCCGATTGCTGGCACAACGCGGCGCAAAGTTTCGCGCGGTCATGGATCACACCGGTGCGCTTCGCAACGACGCGGGAATCGACGCGGCGGCGCTGACGCTGTACGTGGAGAAAAACCGCGGTATCGCCGGCTTCCCCGGTGCCGATGCGATTTCCACCGACGAGTTTTATCAGACGGAAGTGGACGTGTTCATTCCCGCCGCTCTGGAACAGATGGTGGACCTCGGCCGCGCTCAGATGCTCCGTTGCAAGGTACTGGCGGAAGGAGCCAACGCTCCGACGACTCCTCCGGCGGAACGACTGCTTCTGCAAAAAGGCGTCGCCGTGCTGCCGGCCATTCTCTGCAACGCAGGCGGTGTGACCGTCAGCTACTTCGAGTGGAAACAAAACCGGCAGGCGGAAACCTGGGACGCGGATTTCGTGGACGCTCAACTCAAGAAGCACATGTACGCCGCCGCCCAGCGTGTGAAACTCGCAGCTCATCGGTTCGAGTGCGACATGCGCACGGCGGCATATCTCGCAGCACTGGAAAACATCGGCCGCGTTTACCGGCTTCGCGGAATATTCCCCTGA
- the nadD gene encoding nicotinate (nicotinamide) nucleotide adenylyltransferase, producing the protein MDLTACRRVILFGGSFDPPHVVHTALPMLAMSAIGADAVAYIPVGQAPHKPRGSQSDAVHRLAMLRLAVADYPQACVLTDEIDRAADGKPSFTVDTLTALRSRAPKVTFRLLIGADMLRIFTSWREPQRIEELAEPLVMVRPPDTHESLLTALPAADRSRWSPRLIDLPLLDVSSTQLRARASRGEPLAGLVHPEVERYIRRHSLYR; encoded by the coding sequence ATGGACCTCACCGCCTGTCGTCGCGTCATCCTGTTCGGCGGCAGCTTTGACCCGCCTCATGTCGTCCATACCGCGCTGCCCATGCTGGCGATGTCCGCGATCGGCGCTGATGCGGTGGCGTACATCCCGGTCGGTCAGGCTCCGCATAAACCACGCGGCTCACAAAGCGATGCGGTCCATCGTCTGGCGATGCTCCGACTGGCTGTAGCCGACTACCCGCAAGCCTGCGTGCTCACTGATGAGATCGACCGGGCCGCGGACGGCAAGCCGTCGTTCACCGTCGATACGCTTACTGCTTTACGCAGCCGCGCACCGAAGGTCACGTTCCGCCTGCTCATCGGAGCTGACATGCTGCGGATCTTCACCTCGTGGCGTGAGCCTCAGCGGATTGAGGAACTGGCTGAACCACTGGTCATGGTACGTCCGCCCGACACTCACGAAAGCCTGCTGACCGCGCTGCCCGCTGCCGATCGATCACGCTGGTCGCCTCGGCTTATCGACTTGCCGCTGTTGGATGTCAGCTCGACGCAACTCCGCGCCCGTGCGAGTCGCGGTGAGCCATTGGCAGGACTCGTACATCCGGAAGTCGAGCGATACATTCGACGGCACAGCCTTTACCGCTAG
- a CDS encoding D-2-hydroxyacid dehydrogenase: protein MQRIVVLDGYTLNPGDISWSPLERLGRLEVHDRSTGSQIVERMRGASFVMTNKTPINAQTLQQLDGLQYIGVLATGTNVVDLAVARQRGVSVTNVPGYSTDSVAQHVFALLLELVSHTSSHGMAVHEGDWVRSADFSFTVAPLTELAGKTLGIVGLGSIGQRVARIGAAMGMNIAASHQRSMNQVAIPGVDVRWLPVDELFRQADVLTLHCPLTDQTRHLVSAARLATMKHTAVLINTGRGPLVDEAALAEALREGRIAAAGLDVLSVEPPRPDNPLLTAPRCLITPHIAWASVEARTRLMRMAADNLQSFLDGKPRHVVN from the coding sequence ATGCAGCGGATCGTGGTTCTCGACGGCTATACACTCAACCCCGGCGATATCAGTTGGTCCCCGCTTGAGCGGCTTGGCCGCCTCGAAGTCCACGACCGTTCGACCGGCTCTCAAATCGTCGAACGAATGCGCGGGGCGTCATTCGTCATGACCAACAAGACTCCGATCAACGCTCAGACGCTCCAGCAGCTCGACGGTCTGCAATATATCGGCGTGCTGGCGACCGGGACCAATGTGGTGGACCTCGCGGTCGCTCGTCAACGCGGCGTGTCCGTCACCAATGTCCCCGGTTACAGCACCGACTCGGTCGCCCAGCACGTTTTCGCCCTGCTGCTGGAACTGGTGTCCCACACCTCCTCGCATGGCATGGCTGTCCATGAAGGGGACTGGGTGCGCAGCGCGGACTTCAGCTTCACCGTCGCGCCTCTGACCGAACTGGCCGGCAAGACGCTCGGCATCGTCGGGCTGGGTTCGATCGGTCAGCGTGTCGCACGCATCGGCGCTGCGATGGGTATGAACATCGCTGCCTCACACCAGCGATCCATGAATCAGGTTGCGATCCCCGGCGTCGATGTCCGCTGGCTTCCTGTGGATGAACTTTTTCGTCAGGCTGATGTGCTGACGCTGCATTGTCCGTTGACCGATCAAACGCGCCACCTCGTCAGCGCAGCAAGGCTGGCTACGATGAAACACACGGCGGTGCTCATCAATACCGGGCGTGGTCCGCTCGTGGATGAGGCGGCGCTGGCGGAAGCGCTGCGCGAAGGCAGGATCGCTGCGGCGGGACTCGATGTGTTGAGTGTTGAGCCGCCCCGTCCCGACAATCCCCTGCTCACCGCGCCGCGCTGCCTGATCACTCCGCACATCGCCTGGGCCAGCGTCGAGGCGCGGACTCGGCTGATGCGGATGGCTGCGGATAATCTTCAGAGCTTTCTCGACGGCAAGCCCCGCCATGTGGTGAACTGA
- a CDS encoding NADH-quinone oxidoreductase subunit C, whose translation MSKPNLDHPTLPLVKQKFPGIRFVASEFRGQTTLVVPALNLHEVMTFLRDDPACAYNFLSDVTAADYLNYPAVKGAPEGRFGVVYNIVSYTHNRRLLVKVMLSPSIDTSGIEDDPALHVRSVTDLWPGAEWTEREVFDMYGIRFDEHPDLRRILTWEAYPGHPLRKDYPLRGRGEREDYRVIERDSA comes from the coding sequence ATGAGCAAGCCCAACCTTGACCATCCCACCCTGCCGCTGGTGAAGCAGAAGTTTCCCGGCATTCGCTTCGTCGCTTCCGAGTTTCGTGGTCAGACCACGCTCGTCGTGCCCGCACTAAACCTGCACGAGGTGATGACGTTTCTCCGTGACGATCCCGCCTGTGCCTACAACTTTCTGTCCGATGTGACCGCGGCTGACTATCTCAACTATCCTGCGGTCAAGGGCGCGCCCGAAGGTCGATTCGGCGTCGTTTACAACATCGTCAGCTACACGCATAACCGCCGACTACTCGTCAAAGTGATGCTCAGTCCGAGCATCGACACCAGCGGCATCGAGGACGACCCGGCCTTGCACGTGCGATCCGTCACCGATCTCTGGCCGGGTGCGGAATGGACGGAGCGGGAAGTATTCGACATGTACGGCATCCGCTTCGACGAACACCCGGACCTTCGCCGCATCCTCACCTGGGAAGCCTACCCCGGCCACCCGCTGCGCAAGGATTATCCGCTGCGCGGCCGAGGCGAGCGTGAGGATTACCGCGTGATCGAGCGAGACAGCGCCTGA
- the icd gene encoding NADP-dependent isocitrate dehydrogenase, producing the protein MSTATASSSAGQCAGQPITLKNGKLQVPDHPIIPFIEGDGTGPDIWKASQHVFDEAVKKAYHGKKSVAWKEVLAGEKSFNKLNNWLPDETVTAFKDYIVGIKGPLTTPVGGGIRSLNVALRQMLDLYVCLRPVRYFQGVPSPVKHPEKVDMTIFRENTEDIYAGIEYAAGTPEAKKMLDFLAGEFPRDFKKIRFGTQEATDAAAKAAGVPHPMPLEVGIGIKPISRTGTGRLVHAAIEYAIKHKRKSVTLVHKGNIMKFTEGAFRDWGYQIARNVFGAEPIDGGPWCRIPAGKPGAGMVIKDAIADITLQQVLTRPEDFDVIATLNLNGDYLSDALAAQVGGIGIAPGANINYMTGHAIFEATHGTAPKYANQDKVNPGSVILSGEMMFRHLGWDEAADLIIKGMEKAITAKTVTYDFARLMEGATEIKCSDFARQMVKHMG; encoded by the coding sequence ATGTCCACCGCCACCGCTTCATCGTCCGCCGGACAGTGCGCCGGCCAACCCATCACACTCAAGAACGGCAAACTCCAGGTCCCCGATCATCCCATCATTCCCTTCATCGAAGGTGATGGCACCGGCCCGGACATCTGGAAGGCCTCGCAGCACGTTTTCGATGAAGCAGTGAAGAAGGCATACCACGGCAAGAAGTCTGTCGCGTGGAAGGAAGTGCTCGCCGGGGAGAAGAGCTTCAACAAACTCAACAACTGGCTGCCTGACGAGACGGTCACGGCGTTCAAGGATTACATCGTCGGCATCAAAGGCCCGCTGACCACTCCCGTCGGGGGCGGCATCCGCTCGCTCAACGTCGCGCTGCGGCAGATGCTCGACCTCTACGTCTGCCTGCGTCCGGTGCGCTATTTCCAAGGCGTGCCTTCACCCGTGAAGCATCCTGAAAAAGTCGATATGACGATTTTCCGTGAGAACACGGAAGACATCTACGCCGGCATCGAATACGCCGCGGGAACTCCCGAAGCGAAGAAGATGCTGGATTTCCTGGCGGGTGAGTTCCCCCGCGATTTCAAGAAGATCCGATTCGGCACGCAGGAGGCGACCGACGCCGCAGCCAAGGCTGCCGGTGTCCCGCATCCCATGCCGCTGGAAGTGGGCATCGGAATCAAGCCCATCAGTCGCACCGGCACCGGTCGGCTCGTCCATGCCGCGATCGAGTACGCCATCAAGCACAAACGCAAGAGCGTCACCCTTGTTCACAAGGGCAACATCATGAAGTTCACTGAAGGCGCGTTCCGTGACTGGGGCTACCAGATCGCGCGAAACGTCTTCGGGGCCGAACCGATTGACGGCGGTCCCTGGTGCCGAATCCCAGCGGGGAAACCCGGTGCCGGCATGGTGATCAAAGATGCGATCGCTGACATCACGCTCCAGCAGGTGCTCACGAGGCCGGAGGACTTCGACGTCATCGCGACGTTGAACCTCAACGGCGACTACCTCAGCGATGCTCTGGCGGCGCAGGTCGGCGGCATCGGCATCGCGCCAGGAGCCAACATCAACTACATGACAGGCCACGCGATCTTCGAGGCGACGCACGGCACCGCGCCCAAGTACGCCAATCAGGACAAGGTTAATCCCGGCAGCGTGATCCTCAGCGGAGAGATGATGTTCCGTCACCTCGGATGGGACGAAGCTGCGGACCTGATTATCAAGGGCATGGAAAAAGCGATCACTGCCAAGACGGTGACTTACGACTTCGCCCGTTTGATGGAAGGCGCAACGGAGATCAAGTGCAGCGACTTTGCGCGGCAGATGGTCAAGCACATGGGCTGA
- a CDS encoding 2-isopropylmalate synthase — protein MTTSAIPIRIFDTTLRDGEQSPGASLNLHEKLEIARHLDMLGVDVIEAGFPITSQGDFEAVRAIAQEVRRPIIAGLARCVPRDIDRAGEAVKGGANPRIHVFCATSKIHLEHKFKKAIEEIIRMSVDSVKRARQFVADVEFSPEDGSRTELSVLVDITAAVIEAGATTVNIPDTVGYAVPAEYGNIFRYVREKLPIIDQKGIFLSSHCHNDLGLAVANSLAAVENGARQVECTINGIGERAGNAALEEIVMAMRTRHDYFSRFTTAVNTKKLYPLSRMVSTMTGLHVQRNKAIVGENAFAHESGIHQDGILKERSTYEIMDPLDIGLPENKLVLGKHSGRHAFRERVAYLGYVLDDAGLDKAFIEFKALADKKKDVYDEDIEALLDQQLDQSRRLWELVRFRVTSGTGEDAMATVVLRDSSGVEKKEAAIGDGPIDAVYSAIQRLTGVMTELLDYKSRAVTVGQEAQGEANIEVKHRDRKVKGRGVSTDVVEAAARAYLAAINRIKTAENGSAPTSGLSQP, from the coding sequence ATGACAACCTCAGCCATTCCCATCCGTATTTTTGACACCACGCTGCGTGACGGCGAGCAATCGCCCGGCGCGAGTCTGAACCTGCACGAAAAACTGGAGATCGCCCGTCACCTCGACATGCTGGGCGTGGACGTGATCGAAGCGGGCTTTCCGATCACCAGTCAGGGCGACTTTGAAGCGGTGCGTGCCATCGCGCAGGAAGTCCGCCGTCCGATCATCGCCGGCCTGGCGCGCTGTGTGCCGCGTGACATCGACCGCGCGGGCGAAGCGGTCAAGGGCGGTGCCAATCCGCGCATCCACGTTTTTTGCGCCACGTCGAAAATCCATCTGGAGCACAAGTTCAAAAAAGCGATCGAGGAGATCATCCGGATGTCCGTCGATTCGGTGAAGCGAGCGCGTCAGTTCGTGGCGGATGTCGAGTTCAGCCCGGAAGACGGCAGCCGGACGGAGCTGTCCGTGCTGGTGGATATCACCGCAGCAGTGATCGAAGCCGGTGCGACGACGGTGAACATTCCAGACACAGTCGGCTATGCCGTGCCCGCTGAGTACGGCAATATCTTCCGATACGTCCGCGAAAAGCTGCCCATCATCGACCAGAAGGGCATCTTCCTCTCGTCGCACTGTCACAACGATCTGGGGTTGGCGGTCGCCAACTCCCTCGCCGCGGTGGAGAACGGCGCACGGCAGGTCGAATGCACCATCAACGGCATCGGTGAACGCGCCGGTAATGCGGCGCTGGAGGAGATCGTCATGGCCATGCGGACGCGGCATGACTACTTCAGCCGCTTCACCACTGCGGTCAATACGAAAAAACTCTACCCGTTGTCCCGCATGGTTTCGACCATGACCGGTCTGCATGTGCAGCGGAATAAGGCGATCGTCGGCGAGAATGCCTTTGCCCACGAATCGGGCATTCATCAGGACGGCATCCTCAAGGAGCGATCGACTTACGAAATCATGGACCCGCTGGATATCGGCCTGCCGGAAAACAAACTGGTTCTGGGCAAGCATTCCGGCAGACACGCTTTTCGTGAGCGCGTGGCGTACCTGGGCTACGTACTCGATGACGCGGGACTGGATAAGGCGTTCATCGAATTCAAGGCTCTGGCGGACAAAAAGAAGGATGTTTACGACGAGGACATCGAAGCACTGCTGGATCAACAGCTCGATCAGAGCCGCCGTCTGTGGGAACTGGTGCGCTTTCGCGTGACCAGCGGTACCGGCGAGGATGCGATGGCGACGGTCGTTCTGCGCGACTCGTCAGGCGTGGAGAAAAAGGAAGCTGCGATCGGTGACGGGCCGATCGACGCGGTCTATTCCGCGATTCAACGGCTGACCGGCGTGATGACGGAATTGCTCGATTACAAGTCACGGGCAGTCACCGTCGGACAGGAAGCGCAGGGCGAGGCGAACATCGAGGTCAAGCACCGCGACCGCAAGGTTAAAGGACGCGGCGTGAGTACCGATGTGGTAGAAGCTGCGGCGCGGGCGTATCTCGCGGCGATCAACCGCATCAAAACAGCGGAGAACGGCTCTGCCCCGACGAGCGGACTATCGCAGCCGTAG
- a CDS encoding PhoH family protein, whose translation MQRLGVTLLLPWLRRDRNESPWNKEIPRLAEVKNRPSKASGSSAGSAASTPESTKCFVLDTNILLHNPAALFMFADNEVVLPFTVLEEIDRFKKQNDDVGRNAREAIRHLDRLRTRGKLNEGVKWNGHGGRIRVEFAAKERPDALVEDTPDNRIISVAWELAQRGKRTIFISKDINVRIKSDALGLHTEDFEAQKVDADRLYAGYVALSVPSTLIDTLYEEKQLSVEKLEPHRMIKTDDGKDEQIALYANQYVQLRDALDESHTGLARLLGDTDHLIPITGPRKPVFGVMARNVQQIMAFDLLLDDDIKLVTLLGSAGTGKTLLAIAAGMVKVFNEQRYDKLLVARPIMPMGKDIGYLPGDKDEKLSAWMQPIFDNLSYLLSTRASGSAGIGAGGGQHAESHSPEQRIQSLMSSGQLVLEPLTYIRGRSIPHQFMIVDEAQNLTPHEVKTIVSRVGEGTKIILTGDIGQIDNPYLDSSSNGLSYMVEKLKGQNIVGHITLAKSERSELASLAAEKL comes from the coding sequence ATGCAACGCTTAGGCGTTACGCTGTTGCTACCATGGTTGCGGCGAGATCGAAATGAGTCGCCGTGGAATAAGGAGATTCCCAGGTTGGCCGAAGTCAAAAACCGTCCTTCCAAGGCATCGGGCAGTTCCGCCGGCAGCGCGGCGAGCACACCGGAATCGACGAAGTGTTTTGTGCTCGACACCAACATCCTCCTGCATAACCCTGCCGCGCTCTTCATGTTCGCTGATAACGAGGTGGTGCTGCCTTTTACGGTCCTTGAAGAGATTGACCGCTTCAAAAAGCAGAACGACGACGTTGGCCGCAACGCCCGCGAGGCGATCCGTCACCTCGATCGGCTGCGCACACGGGGGAAGCTCAATGAAGGCGTCAAGTGGAACGGCCACGGCGGACGGATCCGCGTGGAGTTTGCCGCCAAGGAACGCCCCGACGCACTGGTCGAGGACACGCCTGACAATCGCATCATCTCCGTGGCGTGGGAGCTGGCGCAGCGCGGCAAACGCACCATTTTCATTTCCAAGGACATCAACGTCCGCATCAAGTCCGACGCTCTCGGTCTGCACACCGAAGACTTTGAGGCACAGAAAGTCGATGCCGACCGACTTTACGCCGGCTACGTCGCGCTGAGCGTGCCATCGACGCTGATCGACACGCTCTACGAGGAAAAGCAACTGAGCGTCGAAAAACTCGAACCGCACCGGATGATCAAAACCGATGACGGCAAGGACGAGCAGATCGCCCTCTACGCCAACCAATACGTCCAGCTCCGCGACGCGCTGGATGAGTCACACACCGGACTGGCGCGGCTGCTGGGTGACACGGATCACCTCATTCCCATCACCGGACCGCGCAAGCCGGTCTTTGGCGTGATGGCGCGAAACGTCCAGCAGATCATGGCGTTCGACCTTCTGCTCGATGACGACATCAAGCTCGTCACGCTCCTGGGGTCCGCTGGTACGGGCAAGACGCTGCTGGCGATCGCAGCGGGAATGGTCAAGGTTTTCAACGAACAGCGATATGACAAGCTCCTCGTTGCCCGGCCGATCATGCCTATGGGTAAGGACATCGGCTACCTGCCCGGCGACAAGGACGAAAAACTCTCCGCGTGGATGCAGCCGATTTTCGACAACCTCAGCTACCTGCTCTCCACACGAGCTTCCGGCAGCGCGGGGATCGGTGCCGGCGGAGGACAGCACGCCGAAAGTCACTCCCCCGAACAACGCATCCAGAGCCTGATGTCTTCCGGGCAGCTTGTCCTTGAGCCGCTCACCTACATCCGCGGGCGGAGCATTCCGCATCAGTTCATGATCGTGGATGAGGCGCAGAACCTTACGCCTCACGAGGTCAAGACGATCGTCAGCCGAGTCGGTGAAGGGACCAAGATCATCCTCACCGGCGACATCGGACAGATCGACAATCCCTATCTCGACAGCTCATCAAACGGGCTTTCCTACATGGTCGAGAAGCTCAAAGGTCAGAACATCGTCGGCCACATCACGCTCGCCAAGAGCGAACGCAGCGAGCTGGCGTCACTGGCAGCCGAGAAACTTTAA